In Oreochromis niloticus isolate F11D_XX linkage group LG5, O_niloticus_UMD_NMBU, whole genome shotgun sequence, a single window of DNA contains:
- the LOC112846917 gene encoding uncharacterized protein LOC112846917, with protein YMLPIGSIIRRHSINFHCYADDTQLYLSMKPGNTHQLVKLQKCLKDIKTWMAANFLLLNSDKTEVSVLGPENLRNMVSKQILTLDGITSASSNTVRNLGVIFDQDMSFNAHIKQICKTAFFHLRNISKVRNILSLSDAEKLVHAFITSRLDYCNSLLSGCPKTSLKSLQLIQNAAARVLTGTRKREHISPVLASLHWLPVKSRIEFKILLLTYKVLNNQAPSYLNDLVVPYHPIRALRSRTAGLLVVPKVFKSRIGGRAFSFQAPLLWNQLPVWIRETDTISTFKIRLKTFLFAKAYS; from the coding sequence tacatgcttcccataggcagcatcattagaagacatagcataaattttcactgctatgcagatgacacgcagctctatctatccatgaagccaggtaacacacaccaattagttaaactgcagaaatgtcttaaagacataaagacctggatggccgctaactttctgcttcttaattcagataaaactgaggttagtgtactcggccctgaaaatcttagaaatatggtatctaagcagattcttactctggatggcattacctcggcctccagtaacactgtgaggaaccttggagtcatttttgaccaggacatgtccttcaatgcacatattaaacaaatatgtaagaccgctttcttccatttgcgcaacatctctaaagttagaaatatcctgtctcttagtgacgctgaaaaactagttcatgcatttattacttccaggctggactactgtaattctttattatcaggatgtcctaaaacctccctgaaaagccttcagctgatccaaaacgctgcagcacgagtactgacagggactagaaagagagagcatatttctcctgttttggcttcccttcattggcttcctgttaaatccagaattgaattcaaaatcctgctcctcacatacaaggtcttaaataatcaggccccatcttatcttaatgaccttgtagtaccatatcaccctattagagcacttcgctctcgcactgcaggcttacttgttgttcctaaagtatttaaaagtagaataggagggagagccttcagttttcaggcccctcttctgtggaaccagcttccagtttggattcgggagacagacactatctctactttcaagattagacttaaaactttcctttttgctaaagcatatagttag